A stretch of Meles meles unplaced genomic scaffold, mMelMel3.1 paternal haplotype, whole genome shotgun sequence DNA encodes these proteins:
- the LOC123936581 gene encoding olfactory receptor 2T4-like yields MENANWLANHTGRSDFILVGIFSESKHPALLCLVIFVLFLMAVSGNTILILLIHSDAHLHTPMYFFISQLSLMDMMYISVTVPKMLMDQVMGMNKISDIECGIQMFLYLTLAGSEFFLLASMAYDRYVAICHPLHYPVLMNHRVLHLLSSGCWFLGSVDGFLFTPITMTFPFCRSREIHHFFCEVPAVLKLSCSDTSIYEIFMYLCCVLMLLIPVIVISGSYYFILITIHRMNSAEGQKKAFVTCSSHMTVVILFYGAAIYTYMLPKSYHTPEKDIMVSVFYTILTPVLNPLIYSLRNKNVMGALKKMLNVGPVF; encoded by the coding sequence ATGGAGAACGCCAACTGGCTAGCTAACCATACTGGGAGATCAGATTTCATCCTGGTGGGAATCTTCAGTGAATCCAAACACCCAGCTCTCCTTTGTTTGGTCATTTTCGTGCTTTTCCTAATGGCCGTGTCTGGAAACACCATCTTGATACTATTGATACATTCCGATgcccacctccacacccccatgtattttttcattaGCCAGCTATCTCTCATGGACATGATGTATATTTCTGTTACTGTGCCCAAGATGCTCATGGACCAAGTCATGGGTATGAACAAGATCTCAGACATAGAATGTGGGATACAAATGTTTCTCTATCTGACACTAGCaggttcagaattttttcttctagcctctatggcctatgaccgctatgtggccatctgccatcCTCTTCATTACCCTGTCCTCATGAACCATCGCGTGTTACACCTTCTATCATCTGGCTGCTGGTTCCTGGGCTCAGTGGATGGCTTCTTGTTTACTCCCATCACCATGACCTTCCCCTTCTGCAGATCTCGGGAGATACATCATTTTTTCTGTGAAGTCCCTGCTGTATTGAAACTCTCTTGTTCGGACACTTCCATCTATGAGATTTTCATGTACCTGTGCTGTGTCCTTATGCTTCTCATTCCTGTGATAGTCATTTCAGGCTCTTACTACTTTATCCTCATCACCATCCATAGGATGAACTCAGCAGAAGGACAGAAGAAGGCCTTTGTCacttgttcttcccacatgacTGTGGTCATCCTCTTCTATGGGGCTGCCATTTATACTTACATGCTCCCCAAATCCTACCATACACCAGAGAAGGACATCATGGTATCTGTCTTTTACACCATACTCACTCCTGTGCTCAACCCTTTGATCTATAGTCTAAGAAATAAGAATGTTATGGGAGCTCTGAAGAAAATGTTGAATGTGGGACCTGTCTTTTAA